In one window of Halopiger aswanensis DNA:
- a CDS encoding ABC transporter permease, translating to MSDVESATDEVRDGQRAPGSLRRIDRIVWREVRTLARTRTFHVLSVALAIVLVTVAVLGSASAGYVPTVVSLITPLELLVPVVAVAFGYRAIVADRERGELDVLVTYPISTRELVMGIYVGRAVGILVAITTPLLLVGASVAYLREEPPEIYATHAGADSPILFARFVVLTLVFALVVLAVALAISALSSATRSALALAIVGLVVLLVGLDLALVFGFATSIIPDGSLIDAIAISPLSAYRGLVFETVISTAAGTGPKSASPIASVGSLGIWTVGSLGVAMWAVNR from the coding sequence ATGAGCGACGTTGAATCGGCGACTGATGAGGTGAGAGATGGGCAGCGGGCACCGGGTTCGCTTCGACGCATCGACCGCATCGTCTGGCGCGAAGTCAGGACCCTCGCTCGAACCCGAACCTTCCACGTCCTCTCCGTGGCGCTGGCGATCGTGTTGGTTACCGTCGCGGTACTCGGGAGTGCCAGTGCCGGCTACGTGCCGACCGTGGTCAGCCTCATCACGCCGCTCGAACTACTCGTCCCCGTCGTCGCGGTCGCGTTCGGGTATCGGGCGATCGTGGCGGACCGTGAACGCGGTGAACTCGACGTGCTCGTGACGTACCCGATCTCCACTCGCGAACTCGTCATGGGGATATACGTCGGCAGAGCAGTCGGCATACTCGTTGCCATCACCACACCGCTGCTTCTCGTCGGCGCGTCGGTCGCGTACTTGCGCGAAGAACCCCCTGAGATCTATGCGACCCACGCAGGGGCGGACTCGCCGATCCTGTTCGCCCGGTTCGTCGTGCTCACGCTGGTATTCGCACTGGTCGTCCTCGCGGTCGCGCTCGCCATCTCGGCGCTTTCGAGCGCGACCCGGAGCGCACTCGCACTCGCGATCGTCGGCCTCGTCGTCCTGCTGGTCGGTCTCGACCTCGCGCTCGTCTTCGGGTTCGCTACCTCTATTATCCCCGACGGTTCGCTCATCGACGCGATCGCCATCAGTCCCCTCAGCGCTTACCGGGGACTGGTCTTCGAAACGGTCATCTCCACGGCAGCCGGGACCGGTCCGAAAAGTGCGTCACCGATCGCCAGCGTCGGTAGTCTCGGTATCTGGACGGTCGGCTCTCTCGGCGTCGCGATGTGGGCCGTGAACCGATAA
- a CDS encoding universal stress protein has product MTERILVPFDGSDPAEAALEYAFETFPDASVTALYVVPVPEGYWRAFGAAEEIDMKQGRERGAELLEEATAIAQEHDRELETEVDKGKPEQTIVSQAEDEAYDTIVIGSHGREGVSRILLGSVAENVVRRSPTPVVVVR; this is encoded by the coding sequence ATGACTGAACGAATCCTGGTGCCGTTTGACGGTTCTGATCCGGCAGAAGCAGCGCTCGAGTACGCGTTCGAGACGTTTCCCGACGCGTCTGTCACGGCGCTGTACGTCGTCCCGGTCCCCGAAGGCTACTGGCGAGCCTTCGGTGCAGCCGAGGAGATCGATATGAAACAGGGCCGCGAACGCGGCGCGGAGCTCCTCGAGGAGGCGACGGCGATCGCACAGGAACACGACCGCGAACTCGAGACGGAGGTCGACAAAGGCAAGCCAGAGCAGACGATCGTTAGCCAAGCGGAAGACGAGGCGTACGACACGATCGTTATCGGAAGCCACGGTCGGGAAGGCGTCTCTAGAATCCTGCTCGGAAGCGTCGCGGAGAACGTCGTCCGACGATCACCGACGCCCGTCGTGGTCGTCAGATAA
- a CDS encoding universal stress protein gives MVRTVLVPVDGSPLSSRALRYALREFPDAEITAYHAVDPFTPDAVGVDSTYEPMIGSNAWDRAVAEATDRIFDDVAEIAGDYDRSVATESDIGDPKRLIVEYAIDEDSDHIVLGSHGRLDAERPLYGSVAETIVRRAPVPVTVIR, from the coding sequence ATGGTCCGAACGGTACTCGTTCCGGTCGACGGCTCGCCGCTCTCTTCGCGTGCGCTTCGTTACGCGCTGCGAGAGTTTCCCGACGCCGAGATCACGGCGTACCACGCAGTCGATCCGTTCACCCCCGACGCCGTCGGCGTCGACTCGACGTACGAACCGATGATCGGATCGAACGCGTGGGACCGAGCCGTGGCCGAAGCGACGGATCGCATTTTCGACGACGTAGCCGAGATCGCCGGGGACTACGATCGCTCGGTCGCGACCGAATCGGACATCGGCGATCCGAAACGACTCATCGTCGAGTACGCTATCGACGAGGACAGCGATCACATCGTTCTGGGATCGCACGGACGGCTCGACGCCGAACGGCCGCTGTATGGCAGCGTAGCTGAGACCATTGTCCGACGAGCGCCGGTTCCGGTGACCGTCATCCGATGA
- a CDS encoding pyridoxamine 5'-phosphate oxidase family protein, producing the protein MTIDELTEYGMERMADEEIEQFLKTQSLGVLGLPTEGTPYQIPMSYGYDGGSTLYFVYVVGAESRKATLSDRAETVSFLVYSAETMFHWRSVLATGSLRRLSDDERAAITDAQTPIWRPELLETASETEQTRVYELTVDEWTGIRHAIAPPTFAQRSSRDQSE; encoded by the coding sequence ATGACTATCGACGAGCTCACCGAGTACGGCATGGAACGGATGGCGGACGAGGAAATCGAACAGTTTCTCAAAACGCAGAGTCTCGGCGTCCTCGGCTTGCCCACCGAAGGAACGCCCTACCAGATTCCGATGTCCTACGGATACGACGGCGGATCGACGCTGTACTTCGTCTACGTTGTCGGCGCGGAGAGTCGCAAAGCAACGCTCTCTGACCGGGCCGAGACTGTCAGCTTCCTCGTCTACAGCGCCGAGACGATGTTTCACTGGCGCAGCGTCCTCGCGACGGGGTCGTTACGCCGACTCTCGGACGACGAGCGAGCCGCGATCACCGACGCGCAAACGCCGATCTGGCGGCCGGAACTCCTCGAAACTGCCAGCGAGACGGAACAAACCCGAGTCTACGAACTAACCGTCGACGAGTGGACGGGGATTCGACACGCGATCGCTCCGCCGACGTTCGCCCAGCGCTCGAGCCGAGACCAGTCGGAGTAA
- a CDS encoding universal stress protein has translation MYDQILFPTDGSQGASVVFDHVLDIAAEHGATVHVLNVADPALVFQPQKDLLDALEQEGEAFVRDAADRARKRGVETVTEVQKGEPYSTIVDYAASQDVDLVVMPTHGRRGLERFLLGSTTERVLRRSDVPVLTIRPDDDGTITYPYQTVLAPTDGSTCAQEAIETAADVTTATRATLHLLTVVDIASLGIDVRSDIQVAQLEEAADAILDDATAVAETAGVEPAAETVEYGPSIHEGILSYIEDHDVDLVVVGTHGRTGFDRYVLGSVTEYLVRTSPIPVLTVREPSSNA, from the coding sequence ATGTACGATCAAATACTCTTTCCCACGGACGGTAGTCAGGGTGCATCGGTCGTCTTCGACCACGTTCTCGATATCGCCGCCGAACACGGCGCAACGGTTCACGTCCTCAACGTCGCGGATCCGGCGCTCGTTTTCCAGCCGCAGAAAGACCTTCTCGACGCGCTCGAGCAGGAGGGCGAGGCGTTCGTTCGTGATGCCGCTGACCGCGCGCGAAAACGCGGGGTAGAAACGGTCACCGAGGTTCAGAAAGGGGAGCCCTACAGCACGATCGTCGACTATGCAGCGTCGCAGGACGTCGATCTCGTTGTCATGCCGACCCACGGTCGGCGAGGGCTCGAACGGTTCTTGCTCGGTAGCACCACCGAGCGCGTCCTCAGGCGATCTGACGTCCCTGTGCTCACGATTCGACCTGACGACGATGGCACAATCACCTACCCGTACCAGACCGTGTTGGCGCCGACCGACGGGAGCACCTGTGCACAGGAAGCAATAGAGACGGCCGCCGACGTGACGACGGCCACAAGAGCAACGCTTCACCTCCTCACCGTCGTCGATATCGCGAGTCTCGGTATCGATGTCCGTTCCGATATCCAGGTAGCGCAGTTAGAGGAGGCCGCAGACGCAATTCTCGACGACGCAACAGCGGTTGCAGAAACCGCCGGCGTCGAACCAGCGGCTGAAACCGTCGAATACGGGCCATCGATTCACGAGGGGATTCTCTCGTACATCGAGGATCACGACGTCGACCTCGTCGTCGTCGGTACCCACGGCCGGACGGGCTTCGATCGATACGTACTTGGAAGCGTCACCGAATATCTCGTTCGAACGTCGCCGATTCCGGTATTGACGGTTCGGGAACCCTCATCGAACGCATGA
- a CDS encoding metal-dependent hydrolase yields MMATTHALWGMVLALPVLATAPEFAPAAFLAGLVGGLAPDLDLYAGHRKTLHYPVYATLAAGPAIALAAVVPSTATVALAVGLAAAATHAVTDAVGGGLELRPWLAGSERAVYSHYHGRWIRPRRWVRYDGAPEDLGLAGVAAAPLVGVADGPVSAIALSLLAVSAVYVLLRKPLATLAERLVRLVPSSLRPYVPERYCEA; encoded by the coding sequence ATGATGGCGACGACCCACGCGCTCTGGGGGATGGTACTCGCACTTCCCGTCCTCGCGACCGCCCCGGAGTTTGCCCCTGCTGCGTTTCTTGCCGGACTCGTCGGCGGACTCGCCCCCGACCTCGATCTCTACGCCGGCCACCGGAAGACGCTCCATTACCCCGTGTACGCTACCCTCGCGGCGGGACCTGCGATTGCACTTGCAGCCGTCGTGCCGTCGACGGCGACCGTTGCGCTCGCCGTCGGCCTCGCCGCGGCGGCGACACACGCCGTGACCGACGCCGTCGGCGGCGGCCTCGAGTTGCGCCCGTGGCTCGCGGGCTCCGAGCGGGCGGTCTACAGCCACTATCACGGCCGCTGGATCCGTCCGCGGCGCTGGGTGCGTTACGACGGTGCTCCGGAGGACCTCGGGCTAGCTGGCGTTGCAGCGGCCCCGCTCGTCGGCGTGGCTGACGGACCGGTGTCCGCCATCGCGCTCTCGCTCCTCGCGGTGTCGGCCGTCTACGTTCTGTTGCGAAAGCCGCTCGCAACCCTCGCCGAACGGCTCGTTCGGCTGGTCCCGTCCTCGCTGCGTCCGTACGTCCCCGAACGGTACTGCGAGGCGTGA
- a CDS encoding CBS domain-containing protein yields the protein MPIDDLSRSDVVTADPDTPVSDLGAKMDDENVGSVVITENGSPVGIVTDRDLTVRVLADGTDPTDQTAEDVMTEDPETLETDAGFYEATNLMADHGIRRVPVCEGDELVGIITADDLTELIADEEQQLADVIRAQRPEY from the coding sequence ATGCCAATAGATGACCTTTCCCGAAGCGACGTCGTAACTGCCGATCCAGACACACCCGTCAGCGACCTCGGGGCGAAGATGGACGACGAAAACGTCGGCAGCGTCGTGATCACTGAGAACGGAAGTCCGGTCGGCATCGTCACCGATCGCGATCTGACCGTGCGGGTGCTCGCCGACGGGACCGACCCGACCGACCAGACCGCCGAGGACGTGATGACCGAGGATCCCGAAACGCTCGAGACGGACGCCGGATTCTACGAGGCGACGAACCTGATGGCCGATCACGGCATCCGCCGGGTCCCCGTCTGCGAGGGCGACGAACTCGTCGGGATCATCACCGCCGACGACCTGACGGAACTCATCGCCGACGAAGAACAGCAACTCGCGGACGTCATCCGCGCGCAACGACCGGAGTACTGA
- a CDS encoding universal stress protein, which yields MFDTILVPVDGSECADLAVDYAADIARRYDATVYVATVIDVRLVSTAPHYDNLRSEATALVDSVANRLEASGVATTSVVRTSKPYQGVLMVAEEYDADLIVMGTHGRSGVDRYLLGSVTERVVRRSDSPVLTVRNRDEGGVSFPYDNILVPTDGSDGAAAAYEPAIDLASTYDATLHSLSVIETNALGLETAPRGNDEGPDEAARVALEAVEANASQASVTNVVTEITFGSPAAEIRSYVREHDVDLVVMGTHGRSGIARYLLGSVAEKLVRTAPVPVMTVRTPS from the coding sequence ATGTTCGACACGATTCTCGTTCCGGTCGACGGAAGCGAGTGTGCGGATCTCGCCGTCGATTACGCCGCGGACATCGCGAGACGGTACGATGCGACGGTGTACGTCGCGACCGTGATCGACGTCCGCCTCGTTTCGACCGCCCCGCACTACGACAATCTGCGATCGGAAGCGACCGCCCTCGTCGACTCGGTGGCGAATCGACTCGAGGCCAGCGGGGTGGCGACCACCAGCGTCGTTCGAACGTCGAAGCCGTATCAGGGGGTGTTGATGGTCGCCGAGGAGTACGACGCTGATCTCATCGTCATGGGAACGCACGGCCGCAGCGGTGTCGATCGCTACCTCCTGGGGAGCGTCACCGAGCGCGTCGTCAGACGGTCGGACAGTCCCGTCCTCACCGTTCGGAATCGCGACGAGGGCGGCGTTTCGTTTCCCTACGACAATATCCTCGTCCCGACGGACGGGAGCGACGGGGCTGCGGCGGCATACGAGCCGGCGATCGACCTCGCGTCGACGTACGATGCCACGCTGCACTCGCTGTCGGTCATCGAGACGAACGCGCTCGGTCTCGAAACCGCACCGAGAGGCAACGACGAGGGGCCGGACGAAGCGGCGCGAGTCGCCCTCGAGGCGGTCGAAGCCAACGCCTCCCAGGCGTCGGTCACCAACGTTGTTACGGAGATCACGTTCGGGAGCCCCGCCGCGGAAATTCGTTCCTACGTTCGGGAGCACGACGTTGATCTCGTCGTCATGGGGACACACGGCCGGAGCGGGATCGCCCGCTATCTCCTCGGCAGTGTTGCCGAAAAGCTCGTTCGGACTGCCCCCGTGCCCGTGATGACGGTTCGAACGCCGTCGTAA
- a CDS encoding ABC transporter ATP-binding protein: MTTATDRSQTAQGSSDPRADEIGSQPSDPPIDDVSSSNDPSAEADETLLEASNLEFAYGDVTILRDVSIAVDAGTVTALIGPNGTGKTTLLRSLAGLQEQTSGSIEYHGPDVPRKIGYLPQQPTFRPGFTVIETLEFYASLVGESREDAVSRLDQVGLADAASRRVEDLSGGMTRLLGIAQATIGDPPIVVLDEPGSGLDPGMSTHVFDVAGAFADAGTAVLVTSHDLGLIERNADEVLLLDDGVVAERGHPTELLERLDVDTLRAAYEASVAGDLHRVRVQGESQ, from the coding sequence ATGACGACAGCTACCGATCGGTCACAAACAGCTCAAGGATCGAGCGACCCGCGAGCCGACGAAATCGGATCACAGCCGTCGGATCCGCCGATAGATGACGTTTCGTCGAGCAACGATCCATCAGCGGAGGCCGACGAAACGCTACTCGAGGCGTCGAACCTCGAGTTCGCCTACGGCGACGTGACGATCTTGCGCGACGTTTCGATCGCCGTCGACGCGGGGACGGTGACGGCACTGATCGGGCCGAACGGGACCGGGAAAACGACCCTCCTTCGGAGTCTGGCCGGGTTACAAGAACAGACGTCCGGCTCGATCGAGTACCACGGCCCTGACGTTCCTCGAAAGATCGGATACCTTCCGCAGCAACCCACGTTTAGACCCGGCTTCACCGTCATCGAGACGCTCGAATTTTACGCCTCGCTGGTCGGAGAAAGCCGCGAAGACGCCGTGTCGCGACTCGATCAAGTGGGGCTCGCTGACGCGGCTAGCAGACGGGTCGAGGACCTCTCGGGTGGCATGACGCGGCTGCTCGGTATCGCTCAGGCGACGATCGGAGACCCGCCCATCGTCGTTCTCGACGAACCCGGATCGGGACTCGATCCTGGCATGAGTACGCACGTATTCGACGTCGCCGGTGCGTTCGCCGACGCGGGTACTGCAGTGTTGGTAACGTCACACGACCTCGGATTGATCGAACGCAATGCCGACGAGGTGCTCTTGCTAGACGACGGTGTCGTCGCCGAACGAGGTCACCCGACGGAACTCCTCGAGCGATTGGATGTCGACACGTTACGAGCGGCCTACGAAGCGTCGGTCGCGGGTGACTTGCATCGCGTCCGCGTACAGGGTGAATCCCAATGA
- a CDS encoding universal stress protein, whose amino-acid sequence MFTTVLVPTDGSSGAEVAIAHATELGQTYGAAIHALYVVDTGAEPAALETDQRETLREPSERRGREATIRITDRAEAHDLPAVREVREGTPHREILAYAAEQDIDLIAMGTHGRTGPDRARLGSTTERVLTRSDAPVLSVRLGEDSAGTDAVVGPYEEVVIPTDGSDAAERAAETTLDVAEKYDATVHAVYVLDATTYDLEDAPRSIVGLLKEGGRAATDAVADMARERDLSATTSVRRGIPTDELLAYADDVDAELIAMGTRGQTVGSGRLLGSTTARVVRRSTIPVLTVS is encoded by the coding sequence ATGTTTACGACAGTACTCGTTCCGACCGACGGGAGTTCCGGGGCCGAGGTAGCGATCGCCCACGCGACGGAACTGGGGCAAACCTACGGCGCGGCAATTCATGCGCTGTACGTCGTCGATACCGGCGCTGAACCGGCCGCGCTCGAGACCGACCAGCGCGAGACGCTTCGCGAACCGTCCGAACGCCGCGGCCGCGAAGCGACGATCCGGATCACGGACCGGGCCGAAGCGCACGACCTGCCGGCCGTTCGAGAAGTGCGCGAGGGAACGCCGCACAGAGAAATCCTCGCATACGCTGCCGAACAAGACATCGACCTGATCGCGATGGGAACGCACGGTCGAACCGGCCCTGATCGCGCTCGCCTGGGCAGTACCACGGAGCGCGTGCTCACACGTTCGGACGCGCCGGTTCTGTCGGTCCGCCTGGGCGAGGACTCCGCAGGAACCGACGCGGTCGTCGGTCCGTACGAGGAAGTGGTAATTCCGACCGACGGTAGCGACGCCGCCGAGCGCGCGGCTGAAACCACCCTCGACGTCGCCGAGAAGTACGACGCGACCGTCCACGCCGTATACGTCCTCGACGCGACGACGTACGACCTCGAGGACGCCCCGCGAAGCATCGTCGGACTCCTCAAGGAGGGAGGGCGCGCGGCGACCGACGCGGTCGCGGACATGGCGCGGGAACGGGACCTTTCGGCGACGACGTCCGTTCGGCGTGGGATTCCGACGGACGAACTGCTCGCATACGCCGATGACGTCGACGCGGAACTGATCGCCATGGGGACGCGTGGGCAAACCGTCGGCTCCGGTCGGTTGCTCGGCAGTACGACGGCGCGGGTGGTGCGTCGATCGACGATCCCGGTGCTGACGGTCAGCTAA
- a CDS encoding NosD domain-containing protein: MNQIAFIRIRPSQRVNERLRLWSLVVAVLATILCVGVVFGVETGAESPEPVSFDDTVQTGLTLEDEYSLLGTSNVVLPRVQTFYSQYEYVVGYYGVDTYVDAQRQAGHDHRFGYPIAIYVTDYGDTGIDLNDDGYPIVERDPGWTDAEEAWYVVDSDARTPSEKAVPSFADRSDAESFAESHGGEVLSWAEIVDTPFETDDASSVRDRVDEQNADADELVNNSKTHDERPVSVVVGEDVDNVQEGINEAPENTTVLVPEGTYNETLQIDRPITLAGDGNVTIRGDEDGSVVTVTTSDVSVRDLSITGVGTLATGAEELPGEVSDEWDDDFLVYYGGADAGVSAHVADDVLIEDVDIETPANGVILRDSNGAVVRNVTVREATEGDTGYAGVMALRSPGIIENSTITDGRDTVYLYRSPGMVVRNNEIGESDLGVHLMHTDRALLADNRIRNVENTGIYIMTGPVGNAIVGNEISNSSYGASVGGSDSYVAENVFEANDYGLRMAASASIYEHNVFAGNDVGARDAAVLPTNRVVRNDFVGNEDHAIAGAGPLRIWSYDGDGNYWQGGTSLADGTPPKRPYSPTDPVDGRLHDVDGAETLARAPALDALSGLEQSVSGMQTKSIVDLSPACGPNNPELIERTAWAEAAYSCNGTVVTD, encoded by the coding sequence ATGAACCAGATTGCCTTTATTCGTATCCGCCCAAGTCAGCGTGTGAACGAACGACTGCGACTCTGGTCACTCGTGGTAGCGGTTCTTGCTACGATACTCTGTGTCGGGGTCGTTTTCGGCGTTGAAACGGGTGCGGAGTCTCCGGAGCCGGTGTCGTTCGACGATACCGTCCAAACCGGCCTTACGCTCGAAGACGAATATTCGCTTCTGGGAACATCAAATGTGGTACTCCCGCGCGTGCAGACGTTCTACTCGCAATACGAGTACGTCGTCGGTTACTACGGCGTCGACACGTACGTCGACGCGCAGCGTCAGGCGGGCCACGATCACCGCTTTGGCTACCCGATCGCAATCTACGTGACCGATTACGGCGACACGGGAATCGACCTGAACGACGACGGATACCCGATCGTCGAGCGTGATCCCGGGTGGACCGACGCCGAAGAGGCGTGGTACGTCGTCGATAGCGACGCTCGGACGCCCTCGGAGAAAGCAGTCCCGTCGTTCGCGGACCGATCGGACGCCGAATCGTTCGCCGAGTCCCACGGCGGCGAGGTGCTGTCTTGGGCGGAGATCGTGGACACGCCGTTCGAGACGGACGACGCGTCGAGCGTCCGCGATCGAGTCGATGAACAGAATGCCGACGCCGATGAGCTGGTCAATAATTCCAAAACTCACGACGAGCGTCCGGTCTCGGTAGTGGTCGGCGAGGACGTCGACAACGTACAGGAAGGGATCAACGAGGCACCCGAGAACACCACCGTCCTCGTTCCCGAGGGAACCTACAACGAAACGCTGCAGATCGATCGACCGATCACGCTGGCGGGCGACGGCAACGTGACGATCCGCGGTGATGAAGACGGATCGGTCGTGACGGTCACCACGTCCGACGTTAGCGTTCGCGACCTCTCGATCACCGGCGTCGGAACGCTGGCGACTGGTGCGGAAGAACTACCGGGTGAGGTGAGTGACGAGTGGGACGACGATTTCCTCGTGTACTACGGTGGCGCGGACGCCGGGGTTTCCGCACACGTAGCCGACGACGTGTTAATCGAAGACGTCGACATAGAGACGCCTGCAAACGGGGTGATCCTGCGCGATAGCAACGGCGCAGTCGTCAGGAACGTCACCGTTCGGGAAGCGACCGAAGGAGACACCGGCTACGCCGGCGTGATGGCGCTTCGCTCGCCGGGCATAATTGAAAACTCGACTATCACCGACGGACGCGATACGGTCTATCTCTATCGATCCCCGGGAATGGTCGTCCGAAACAACGAGATCGGCGAAAGCGATCTCGGCGTGCATCTGATGCACACCGATAGGGCGTTACTCGCGGACAACCGGATTCGAAACGTCGAGAACACCGGGATATACATCATGACCGGGCCGGTCGGAAACGCCATCGTCGGTAACGAGATTTCGAACTCGAGTTACGGCGCATCCGTCGGCGGGTCGGACTCCTACGTCGCCGAAAACGTGTTCGAAGCGAACGACTATGGACTACGGATGGCAGCAAGCGCGTCGATCTACGAGCACAACGTCTTCGCTGGGAACGACGTCGGTGCCCGGGACGCTGCAGTCCTCCCGACTAACCGGGTCGTCAGGAACGACTTCGTCGGGAACGAGGATCACGCGATCGCCGGTGCCGGTCCGCTACGGATCTGGTCGTACGATGGCGACGGAAACTACTGGCAAGGGGGGACCAGCCTGGCAGACGGTACCCCGCCGAAGCGACCATACTCGCCGACTGATCCCGTCGACGGACGGTTACACGACGTCGACGGCGCGGAGACGCTCGCGCGAGCCCCGGCGCTCGACGCGCTCTCGGGGCTCGAACAGTCCGTCTCGGGGATGCAGACCAAGAGCATCGTGGACCTTTCGCCCGCTTGCGGACCGAACAATCCCGAACTGATCGAACGAACGGCGTGGGCCGAGGCGGCCTACTCGTGTAACGGGACGGTGGTGACAGACTGA
- a CDS encoding nitrous oxide reductase accessory protein NosL has translation MDPHENSRTRRLNSGPTRRAALIGAALTGLGTLAGCLGGGSGGGESMSDPITIESEMQCDNCTMTIGDYPGPAGQSFYEDAAAVLGSGSAGGEGDDQDRPAQFCSSRCTYNFTFENESEQEPEVSYLTDYSAVDYEIDTGGDEPEISRHLDADGFAPATDLTFVVDSEVRGAMGASLIGFSDGDDADSFQEEYGGDRYEHDEINRELIQSLMN, from the coding sequence ATGGACCCGCACGAAAACTCTCGAACACGCCGATTGAACTCCGGACCAACCCGACGAGCAGCCCTCATCGGCGCTGCACTGACCGGCCTCGGCACACTCGCCGGCTGTCTCGGTGGCGGTTCCGGGGGCGGGGAGTCGATGTCCGATCCGATCACGATCGAGTCTGAGATGCAATGTGATAACTGCACCATGACGATCGGGGATTATCCTGGGCCCGCCGGACAATCGTTCTACGAGGACGCCGCCGCCGTCCTCGGCAGTGGTTCGGCAGGCGGTGAGGGTGACGATCAGGACCGTCCGGCCCAGTTTTGTAGTTCGCGTTGCACGTACAACTTCACATTCGAGAACGAATCCGAACAGGAACCGGAAGTAAGCTACCTGACCGACTACTCGGCGGTCGACTACGAGATCGACACCGGCGGGGACGAACCAGAGATCAGCAGACACCTCGACGCCGACGGTTTCGCACCAGCTACCGATCTTACGTTCGTTGTCGACAGCGAGGTTCGAGGGGCGATGGGCGCGTCGCTGATCGGTTTTTCTGACGGCGACGATGCAGACTCGTTTCAGGAGGAGTACGGCGGTGACCGCTACGAGCACGACGAGATCAATCGGGAACTGATCCAGTCGCTGATGAACTAG
- a CDS encoding universal stress protein, whose amino-acid sequence MTFVVPFDGSELAEAALVRAVEYGTALEENVAAVTVVPERKRYARDKGWIDEDEPYDVETVVESLREQVLALAPDATYDYERIREFPPEAQLAEHVERLARTHDPSVVFLGSENVGRIVTPLTSVGVHVAADEEYDVFVVRRAAPPRVKGIDPHDDFYWSDDATED is encoded by the coding sequence ATGACGTTCGTCGTCCCGTTCGACGGATCAGAACTCGCGGAAGCGGCCCTGGTCAGGGCTGTCGAGTACGGTACCGCCCTCGAGGAAAACGTTGCGGCGGTGACGGTCGTCCCAGAGCGAAAGCGCTACGCCCGCGACAAGGGATGGATCGACGAGGACGAGCCTTACGACGTCGAGACAGTCGTCGAGTCCCTTCGAGAGCAGGTGTTGGCCCTCGCACCGGATGCAACGTACGATTACGAACGCATTCGAGAGTTTCCGCCGGAAGCACAGCTGGCCGAACACGTTGAACGACTCGCCAGGACACACGACCCGAGCGTCGTCTTCCTCGGTAGCGAGAACGTCGGCCGCATCGTTACGCCGCTGACCAGCGTCGGCGTCCACGTCGCCGCCGACGAGGAGTACGACGTCTTCGTCGTCCGTCGGGCCGCACCGCCGCGAGTCAAGGGGATCGACCCCCACGACGACTTCTACTGGTCGGACGACGCGACCGAAGACTGA